In Spirochaeta thermophila DSM 6578, the following proteins share a genomic window:
- a CDS encoding PilZ domain-containing protein: MKVLLVTDREDLPRLVEGALPPHMLEVVHYWHPVKAMDNLEEVDPDLVIFNAEDFPRHWKTFTSFLKATLPTPVPVILLVGDSFSEEESAKATTLGVRALLSSNLEEREERLRLRQILTRYGEFREQRRHGRYVPTPGEPVRFIFTHPGRNRLVFGLVEDISEQGMSFKPEAPHLVSDLKHGQILDTCSLRIGDRIHTLSCTVASCDDSLHLVFTEAPEDFFLDVKRYIEAHTASPL; this comes from the coding sequence ATGAAGGTGCTCCTCGTCACCGACAGAGAGGATCTGCCCCGTCTCGTGGAAGGAGCCCTCCCCCCGCACATGCTGGAGGTGGTGCACTACTGGCATCCGGTGAAAGCCATGGACAACCTCGAGGAGGTGGATCCCGACCTCGTGATCTTCAACGCCGAGGACTTTCCCAGACACTGGAAGACCTTCACGAGCTTCCTCAAGGCCACCCTCCCCACTCCTGTTCCCGTGATCCTCCTGGTGGGAGACTCCTTCTCCGAAGAAGAGAGCGCAAAGGCCACGACGCTCGGCGTCCGTGCCCTCCTGAGCAGCAACCTAGAGGAGAGGGAGGAACGCCTGCGGCTCAGGCAGATCCTCACCCGTTACGGCGAGTTCAGGGAGCAGAGGCGGCACGGCAGGTATGTCCCCACTCCCGGCGAACCCGTGCGGTTCATCTTCACCCATCCGGGAAGGAACCGCCTCGTCTTCGGCTTGGTCGAAGACATCTCCGAACAGGGTATGAGCTTCAAACCCGAAGCCCCCCATCTGGTCTCCGATCTCAAGCATGGTCAGATCCTCGACACATGCTCGCTCAGGATAGGAGACCGCATCCATACCCTCTCGTGTACCGTGGCATCCTGCGACGACTCCCTGCACCTCGTCTTCACCGAGGCCCCCGAGGACTTCTTCCTCGACGTGAAGCGGTACATCGAGGCCCACACCGCCTCCCCGCTCTGA